A window from Kluyveromyces lactis strain NRRL Y-1140 chromosome E complete sequence encodes these proteins:
- a CDS encoding beta-glucosidase H (highly similar to uniprot|P07337 Kluyveromyces marxianus Beta-glucosidase precursor) — MSNFDIEQTLSELTRDEKISLLSAVDFWHTKEIERLGIPSVRVSDGPNGIRGTRFFDSVPSGCFPNGTGLASTFDDELLKEAGKLMAKEAVAKNAAVILGPTTNMQRGPLGGRGFESFSEDPYLAGVATSSVVQGMQSEGIAATVKHFVCNDLEDQRFASNSILSERALREIYLEPFRLAIKNADPVCLMTAYNKVNGEHCSQNKKLLLDILRKEWNWDGMIMSDWYGTYTTAASIKNGLDIEFPGPTRWRTNELVSHSLNSKEQISIYDVDDRVRQVLKMIKFVVDNQEKTGIVQNGPETTSNNTKETSELLRKIAADSIVLLKNENSILPLKKEESIVVIGPNAKAKASSGGGSASVNSYYVISPYEGIVKKVGKEVPYTIGAESHKTLSNLIEQLVVDPSKPAEGDNAGATGSFYSEPVEKRAKDESPFHVATFKHSFNLLFDFKHEKIDTTNPIFYITLEGYFTPEEDADYIFGLQVFGTGVLYLDDELLIDQRKGQVSGDFCFGAGTIEKTKTVTLQKGKAYKVRIEYGSGPTSELVSEFGSGALQVGVTKAIDADEEIKKAAKLAAAHDKAILCIGLNAEWESEGHDREDMTLPARTNDLVRAVLEANPNTVIVNQSGTPVEFPWLQKANALVQAWYGGNELGNAIADVLYGDVVPNGKLSLSWPLKLEDNPAYLNFKTEFGRVVYGEDIFIGYRFYEKLQKRVAFPFGYGLSYTEFALSNLQVQINDEVISVSVDVKNTGEKYAGSEVVQVYIAATESSVSRAVKELKGFKKVLLQPGQTETAKIDLVLKDSVSFFDEEVGKWCSEAGQYKVLVGTSSDDIVLSESFDVEKTSYWSGL, encoded by the coding sequence atgtctaattttgatattgaacaaaCGCTAAGCGAACTAACcagagatgaaaaaatctCTTTACTATCAGCTGTTGACTTTTGGCACACAAAGGAGATTGAACGTCTCGGAATTCCATCAGTGAGAGTTTCTGATGGTCCCAATGGTATCAGAGGAACTAGGTTTTTTGACTCAGTTCCTTCAGGCTGTTTCCCTAACGGAACTGGTCTAGCTTCTACATTCGATGAtgaattattgaaagaggCGGGTAAATTGATGGCTAAGGAAGCCGTTGCCAAGAATGCTGCTGTGATTTTGGGGCCTACAACTAACATGCAGCGTGGTCCTTTGGGTGGCCGTGGTTTCGAATCATTCTCTGAAGATCCATATTTGGCTGGTGTTGCTACTAGTTCTGTTGTGCAAGGTATGCAATCCGAGGGTATTGCTGCTACGGTTAAGCACTTTGTTTGTAATGATTTAGAGGATCAACGTTTTGCTTCCAATTCTATCCTGTCTGAAAGAGCCTTAAGAGAAATTTACTTAGAACCTTTCAGATTGGCAATCAAGAATGCCGATCCCGTTTGTTTAATGACCGCTTACAATAAGGTGAACGGCGAACATTGTTctcaaaacaaaaaactGTTGTTGGACATTCTtagaaaagaatggaatTGGGACGGTATGATCATGTCTGATTGGTATGGTACTTACACCACTGCTGCTTCTATCAAGAATGGTTTAGATATTGAGTTCCCAGGTCCAACGAGATGGAGAACTAATGAACTTGTATCACACTCTCTAAATtccaaagaacaaatttCTATTTATGACGTTGACGACCGTGTTAGACAGgttttgaaaatgattaAGTTTGTTGTTGACAACCAGGAAAAGACGGGGattgttcaaaatggtCCAGAAACTACATCTAACAACACTAAAGAAACCTCTGAATTGCTTAGAAAGATAGCTGCCGATTCTATTGTtctgttgaagaacgaGAATTCTATTCTacctttgaaaaaagaagaatcaatcGTCGTTATTGGTCCAAATGCCAAAGCAAAGGCATCTTCTGGAGGTGGTTCTGCCTCCGTGAATTCTTACTATGTTATTTCGCCTTACGAAGGGATTGTTAAGAAAGTGGGCAAAGAAGTACCATACACAATTGGGGCAGAGTCTCATAAGACTTTATCTAATTTAATTGAGCAACTGGTAGTCGATCCCTCAAAACCAGCAGAGGGAGACAATGCAGGTGCTACCGGTTCCTTCTACAGTGAGCCCGTTGAAAAGAGAGCAAAGGATGAATCTCCATTCCATGTTGCTACCTTTAAACACTCTTTCAACTTGcttttcgatttcaagcatgaaaaaattgacacCACTAACCCAATATTTTACATCACATTAGAAGGTTACTTCACTCCTGAAGAAGATGCCGACTACATATTTGGTTTGCAGGTTTTCGGTACCGGTGTTTTGTACTTAGACGACGAATTATTGATTGATCAGAGGAAGGGCCAAGTCAGTGGTGATTTCTGTTTCGGTGCCGGTACCATTGAAAAGACCAAGACTGTTACTTTACAAAAGGGTAAAGCGTATAAAGTCAGAATCGAATATGGTTCTGGTCCAACAAGCGAGTTGGTGAGTGAATTCGGATCTGGTGCTCTTCAGGTTGGTGTCACCAAAGCTATTGATGCAGATGAGGAAATCAAGAAAGCAGCAAAGCTTGCAGCCGCTCATGATAAAGCCATTTTATGCATCGGTTTGAATGCTGAATGGGAATCTGAGGGCCATGATAGGGAAGATATGACGTTGCCAGCAAGAACAAACGATCTAGTTCGTGCTGTATTGGAGGCTAACCCTAACACTGTAATTGTCAACCAGTCTGGTACTCCTGTCGAGTTCCCATGGTTACAAAAAGCTAATGCTCTGGTTCAAGCTTGGTACGGAGGCAATGAGCTGGGTAATGCTATTGCTGACGTCTTGTATGGTGATGTTGTTCCAAATGGGAAATTATCTCTCTCATGGCCATTAAAGCTTGAAGACAATCCAGCTTATTTGAACTTCAAGACTGAATTTGGCAGAGTTGTCTACGGTGAGGATATTTTCATTGGATACAGATTCTATGAAAAGCTGCAAAAAAGAGTTGCATTCCCCTTCGGTTACGGGTTATCTTATACCGAATTTGCCTTATCTAATCTGCAAGTTCAAATAAATGACGAAGTTATCTctgtttctgttgatgttaAGAACACAGGTGAGAAATATGCGGGATCTGAAGTCGTACAAGTTTATATTGCTGCTACTGAATCATCTGTTTCTAGGGCAGTGAAGGAGTTGAAGGgattcaagaaagttttACTTCAACCCGGGCAAACCGAAACAGCAAAGATTGATTTAGTCTTGAAGGACTCTGTCTCCTTcttcgatgaagaagtcGGTAAGTGGTGTTCAGAAGCTGGTCAGTACAAAGTCTTGGTAGGTACTTCTTCCGATGACATTGTCCTGAGTGAATCTTTCGACGTGGAGAAAACCTCTTACTGGTCAGGTTTGTAG
- a CDS encoding uncharacterized protein (weakly similar to uniprot|P32466 Saccharomyces cerevisiae YDR345C HXT3 Low affinity glucose transporter of the major facilitator superfamily) has translation MPDYLNAMGNPNGAELGVISNGMMFGMLLCFQFAPYVIDKYGRKVGMYVGNVLICIGVLIQAVSGAWINGLPEDYDKKDVFGMFVASRIVLGTGVLLISISTPALISEISYPPHRELCTSIYNTCWYLGAVVSAWVTYGCRNLAHHWNWRIPSIIQAFFPIVQLIVLYNCPESPRYLVFHNRDSEARAILNKYHAGDNEEYAGLIDFELAEIKLAIEQEKASQATNFSDFFKTSGNRHRLWILIWTAIFTQLSGNGLVSYYLSKVFNSIGITDPDEQLEWNGWLMLYNWLCSLILMSYIAPFFKRRQLFLISLTSMACCYIVWTALSAENQKRNFEDKSLANGVLAMIFLYYLSYNFGFNGYPFLYTTEILPYTLRGKGLTIFQLAISLAVIFNGFVNSIAMDAIEWKYYIFYCCFLAVEIVVCYFTFVETSGRSLEEVDEVFGDGITQLPEVTSQVMLEDGKRLSVEHLERTETSS, from the coding sequence ATGCCAGACTATCTAAACGCGATGGGTAATCCTAACGGTGCAGAGTTGGGTGTTATCTCCAACGGTATGATGTTTGGTATGCTTTTGTGCTTCCAATTTGCACCATATGTCATTGACAAGTATGGCCGTAAGGTCGGGATGTACGTGGGTAATGTCTTGATTTGCATTGGTGTCCTCATCCAAGCAGTATCTGGTGCATGGATCAATGGTTTACCAGAGGATTATGACAAGAAGGACGTGTTCGGTATGTTTGTTGCTTCACGTATCGTGTTGGGTACCGGAGTTTTGTTGATCAGTATTTCGACTCCAGCTTTGATCTCAGAAATATCATACCCTCCTCACAGAGAGCTTTGTACCTCCATATATAATACATGTTGGTACCTTGGTGCTGTTGTCTCAGCTTGGGTCACTTACGGCTGCAGAAACCTAGCTCATCATTGGAACTGGAGAATTCCATCTATCATTCAAGCTTTTTTCCCTATCGTTCAACTCATTGTGCTATACAACTGCCCAGAATCTCCAAGATATCTTGTTTTCCATAACAGAGATTCCGAAGCAAGGGccattttgaacaaatacCATGCAGGTGATAATGAGGAATACGCGGGCTTGATCGATTTTGAATTGGCAGAAATTAAACTGGctattgaacaagaaaaagctTCTCAAGCTACCAACTTCtctgatttctttaaaaCCTCCGGTAATCGCCATAGATTGTGGATTTTGATCTGGACTGCAATTTTCACACAACTTTCCGGAAATGGATTGGTGTCTTACTATCTATCCAAAGTCTTCAATTCGATTGGTATTACAGATCCTGATGAGCAATTAGAGTGGAATGGTTGGTTAATGCTTTACAACTGGTTATGTTCATTAATTTTGATGAGTTACATCGCcccattcttcaaaagaaggcaattatttttgatatcCTTGACTTCAATGGCCTGTTGCTACATTGTCTGGACAGCTTTATCTGCTGAAAACCAAAAACGTAATTTCGAGGATAAATCTCTAGCAAATGGTGTCTTGGCAATGATCTTCTTATATTATCTTTCTTACAACTTTGGATTCAACGGTTACCCATTCCTCTACACAACTGAAATTTTACCTTACACTTTGAGAGGTAAAGGGCTTACAATTTTCCAGTTGGCCATTAGTCTTGCAGTTATTTTCAACGGGTTTGTTAACTCAATTGCAATGGATGCTATTGAATGGAAATACTACATCTTttattgttgtttcttAGCCGTTGAGATTGTTGTCTGTTATTTCACTTTCGTTGAAACTTCTGGAagatctttggaagaagttgacGAGGTGTTTGGAGATGGTATCACTCAACTCCCAGAAGTGACATCCCAGGTTATGTTAGAAGATGGTAAGAGGTTATCTGTTGAACATCTAGAAAGAACAGAAACCTCATCCTAA
- a CDS encoding uncharacterized protein (similar to uniprot|P32837 Saccharomyces cerevisiae YDL210W UGA4 Permease that serves as a gamma-aminobutyrate (GABA) transport protein involved in the utilization of GABA as a nitrogen source catalyzes the transport of putrescine and delta-aminolevulinic acid (ALA) localized to the vacuolar membrane) produces the protein MSDSVSSLSDKNNFVITSQEVKNRVDVVTSLRTITSRRVGDVNYINAKTAHDDTELLAEIGYKQELQRHFSKTQVFGVAFSIMGLLPSIASILGVALPGGSVSLVWGWAISGAFVLANGLAMSELASAIPTSGGLYYYTHYYAPPKVKNFLSFIVGNCNSLALISCLCSINYGLAGEILSIVVVGSNGNFNITNANTYGVYAACIIATAVVTSVATTAVSRLQTFSIVSNLLLICIFFVVLPVGVARSKDMEFNDAAYIFGDFENLSDWNNGWQFMLAGFQPLIWVIGGFDSCLHMSEEAKNATASVPFGIIGSISVCWFLGFFICIVIAACSSQDVAALVNTKFHQPLAQVLFDALGKKWTIAIMTLIAFCQFLMAASSLTAISRQIWAFARDDGLPFSSWIKVVNVKLSSPLRATWVGAGVALAIGCLCLIGPVASSALFSLYISANYFSWMLPNLLRMTYGKDVFTPGAFFMGKYLSPVVNWISIIFELFMILLVFFPTEQHGITPDTMNYSVVFIGAVWFLATIYYFIYKHKFYKGPKSNLTDEEYEENVGQDVLDAILSKSQDWDKTE, from the coding sequence ATGAGCGATTCGGTGTCTTCGTTGTCTGACAAGAATAACTTCGTCATTACCTCCCAAGAGGTGAAAAATAGAGTAGATGTGGTTACCTCTTTGAGAACCATAACATCAAGAAGGGTCGGTGATGTTAACTATATCAATGCCAAGACAGCCCATGATGATACAGAATTATTGGCTGAAATTGGATATAAGCAAGAATTGCAAAGACATTTCTCCAAGACTCAAGTGTTTGGTGTTGCATTCTCCATAATGGGTTTATTACCATCAATTGCGTCTATCTTAGGAGTTGCCTTGCCGGGTGGTTCCGTATCTCTTGTTTGGGGCTGGGCAATTTCAGGCGCATTTGTTTTAGCTAATGGGCTCGCTATGTCAGAGTTGGCGTCTGCCATTCCCACTTCTGGTGGTCTTTATTATTACACACATTACTACGCTCCTCCAAAGGTTAAGAATTTTTTATCCTTTATTGTCGGGAACTGTAACTCCCTAGCATTGATTTCTTGTCTTTGTTCAATCAACTATGGTTTAGCAGGAGAAATATTATCTATTGTTGTTGTCGGTAGCAATGGtaatttcaacatcacAAATGCAAACACATACGGTGTTTATGCAGCCTGTATCATTGCTACGGCTGTTGTTACTTCAGTTGCTACCACTGCAGTCTCTAGGTTGCAAACGTTCTCTATTGTATCCAATCTACTATTGATATGCATCTTTTTCGTTGTTCTTCCTGTTGGTGTCGCTAGATCAAAAGACATGGAATTTAATGATGCCGCATATATTTTTGGTGATTTCGAGAATTTGTCAGATTGGAACAATGGCTGGCAATTCATGTTAGCTGGTTTCCAACCACTCATTTGGGTTATTGGcggatttgattcttgTCTTCATATGTCTGAAGAGGCCAAAAATGCCACAGCTTCGGTCCCATTCGGTATCATAGGATCTATCAGTGTATGTTGGTTTTTGGGTTTCTTTATTTGTATTGTCATTGCTGCCTGCTCCTCGCAAGACGTAGCTGCACTTGTAAATACTAAATTTCACCAACCACTAGCGCAAGTCTTATTCGATGCCTTGGGTAAAAAGTGGACTATTGCTATCATGACCCTTATCGCATTCTGTCAGTTTTTGATGGCAGCTTCAAGCTTGACTGCAATCTCCAGACAAATTTGGGCTTTCGCTCGCGATGATGGGTTACCATTTTCGTCGTGGATAAAGGTTGTTAATGTTAAGTTGTCGTCCCCATTAAGAGCAACTTGGGTAGGCGCAGGCGTCGCCCTGGCTATTGGATGTCTATGTTTGATTGGCCCAGTTGCTTCTTCAGCTTTATTCTCATTGTACATCTCTGCTAACTACTTCTCATGGATGCTTCCAAACTTGCTAAGAATGACTTACGGTAAAGATGTGTTTACCCCGGGTGCATTTTTCATGGGGAAGTACCTCTCTCCAGTTGTAAATTGGATTTCCatcatctttgaacttttcatgATACTACTAGTCTTCTTTCCAACTGAACAGCATGGTATAACTCCAGACACTATGAACTACAGTGTTGTTTTCATTGGTGCAGTATGGTTCTTGGCAACAATTTATTATTTCATTTACAAGCATAAGTTCTATAAAGgtccaaaatcaaacttGACAGACGAGGAATACGAGGAAAACGTCGGTCAAGACGTTCTTGACGCTATCTTATCTAAAAGCCAGGATTGGGACAAAACAGAATAG